TATTCTATTCTGCAAGCCATCGAAACCCAGCTCCATTTTCACGCGTACCCATCCCAGCTCCCTCGAAGGTGGGGATTCGAAACCCTCGTCTCTCCCTTATCAAGTGTAAAGAGTGGTCACTGAGTCAATCCTTTGGCAGTTTACGAGCTCCAGCTCACTCCCTGTTTCAAGCTCAGCTCCGACCGAAGGTATTCTCGGACAGATCACAAGAGGCGTTCGAGGATTAGATCTCCTGTCTTGTCTCGTTCCTGGGATTTGTGTCTGTGCACTTTAGTCTTCCATTGTTACCAGTTAGGTGGGACTGATCACCTTCCCTCCGTCTGTATTCTCTCaccagtttcttcttcttttccttcagcGAGTCCCACAAGCGCTGACAAAAAGCACCACCAGAGAACAAAGAATGACCCCAACCCCAACTCTCATTTATATATTTCTTGCCAACTCTTCAGCACTTCAGCATCCTCCTACAAGCAAAAACTGTAGTCTGATCCAGAGAACCACAACACTTTCTCTCCAGattcttctctctgtctctctcctatCTTTTCTCCGACGATGAAGACAATCCTCTCAGGCTCGCCCCATGAgtcctcttccttctctttctcccgACGCTACTTCAACTGGAGAAAGAAGCTCACCAACGATGACGAAGACCAAACCCTCAACTTCAAGTTCAGCTCCTCCTCCCATCACTTCttcgacgaggacgaggacgacgaGGACAAAGACCCCATCCATGACGAGCCCGACTACCCGGTCCCCAATTCTCTCGCCCCATTCCAGGCCCCGCCGAAGAAGCTCCCGAAGCTCCGCGCCGCCCTCCACCTCTTCGGGAAGAAGCGTTCCAAGTTCCACGCCATGCGCAGGACGCACGTGGTCGGGACGCTCTTCGGCAACCGGCGGGGTCATGTCCACTTCGCGTTCCAGGACGACACGAGTTCGGCCCCGGCCTTCCTGATCCAGCTGGCGGTGCCGACGAGCGTCCTGGTGCGTGAGATGGCGTCAGGGGTCGTGCGGATCGCCCTCGAGTGCGATAAGAAGGCGACGACGGTGGTGGAGGCCgccaagaaggagaaggagaagaagaaggaggagaaggagaaaaagaagaagaataatggCGGGAAGCTAGCAGAGGAGGCGGTGTGGAGGACATACTGCAACGGAAGGAAGTGTGGCTACGCGCTGCAGAGGGAGTgcggggaggaggaggagaaggtgcTGAGCGCGCTGGAAGTGGTCTCGATGGGGGCGGGGGTTTTGCCTGGTGATAAGGGCGATGCGCCGGGGGAGGAGGGGGAGATGATGTACATGAGGGCGAGGTTCGAGAGGGTGGTGGGTTCCGGGGATTCGGAGGCGTTCTACATGATGAGCCCTGACGGGAGCGGCGGCCCCGAGCTCAGCCTTTACCTGCTCAGAGTTTGAGGTTCACGATGAAAGATGACACGGCAGTTGGCCTTTGCCTCCTTCACGAGGTTAATTAAGGTTGAGAAAGTTGCTTGCTGTTTTTGGACTTTTGGCTGCGttcttgcttgttttttttttaccccctTTTCTATGGAGTTGGACTGATGTGTTACTTCAGCAGCCAAAGGTGGTGAATTGACTCGAGTCTTTTCTTAGCGTCAATAGATTCTTAATGAGTAAAAAGGGTAGCGAGATCTCGGAGATTATCGACGTCTGTCTCGTTGTGTTTTGGCTAAATAGAATAAGCTGCGATTATTGGCGACTTTATGAGTTTTTTTACCCTTGCCAAACTGCAAATGAGGACGGTATGATggtcaaatccaatttttttttttcaaagagacCGCAGTGGTCTAACTTGAGCCCCTAAGGTACGTGAGTCGTGAGGGCGGTGGTGGGGGATTTGGTTAGCCAAGTTCCATGAGGTCTTGAGATCAATGAGCAGAAAATCTAAACACAACGCTCTCATCCTTGCTCAAGCATTAATCCGGATTTCCCTTGGTGGTGTTCTTATGCGGGTttggggagaaagagagagatgtggGAGATATTgtaaatggaggaggaagagtgAAGGAACGGGAAGGATAAGAAGATTCAAAGGGATCTTCTCTGCGAAGGAAGAAGCACGGCCAGCAAGATCTGGCGCCGCTTTTCCCGGTGGCCAAAGGTTGGAAATAGGTCGTCGCCGGTGGGAGGAGCGGTGTCCTGAGCCTGCTCAGGCCTTCGTGATATAGATTCTACCGCGTGAACACATTGGTTTCTCTGGGTTGCATTTCGCACTTGTGACCCcgtatgttttttattttcaaatttcacgtATCTTAACCGGGTTTATCCCACTCTTtaggtaaaaaaattttatccgAACTATATCAGGTTATATCTGGTCATATTCAGAGTTCACGTCACTCCAAACATTAGATAGCTTTTAAGTTTTATTCGTTGATTTCGCGGACGACTCCATCAACTTTCTCCACGTTTCGGAAGAATTTACTATTCTGTAtttgctcgctcgctcgcttcgGTTCCCGTGCTTGCTCCATATAATCGAGCGTAGCTCCTCTCTTGTCGGCTTATCCGAAAGTTATTTTGTAATCAATTGGTATTAGTTTTGCAGgtcttctctcccgatctaaagttagatttagatttgagtGCTATTCT
The genomic region above belongs to Rhodamnia argentea isolate NSW1041297 chromosome 6, ASM2092103v1, whole genome shotgun sequence and contains:
- the LOC115728431 gene encoding protein MIZU-KUSSEI 1-like isoform X2, which translates into the protein MKTILSGSPHESSSFSFSRRYFNWRKKLTNDDEDQTLNFKFSSSSHHFFDEDEDDEDKDPIHDEPDYPVPNSLAPFQAPPKKLPKLRAALHLFGKKRSKFHAMRRTHVVGTLFGNRRGHVHFAFQDDTSSAPAFLIQLAVPTSVLVREMASGVVRIALECDKKATTVVEAAKKEKKKNNGGKLAEEAVWRTYCNGRKCGYALQRECGEEEEKVLSALEVVSMGAGVLPGDKGDAPGEEGEMMYMRARFERVVGSGDSEAFYMMSPDGSGGPELSLYLLRV
- the LOC115728431 gene encoding protein MIZU-KUSSEI 1-like isoform X1 translates to MKTILSGSPHESSSFSFSRRYFNWRKKLTNDDEDQTLNFKFSSSSHHFFDEDEDDEDKDPIHDEPDYPVPNSLAPFQAPPKKLPKLRAALHLFGKKRSKFHAMRRTHVVGTLFGNRRGHVHFAFQDDTSSAPAFLIQLAVPTSVLVREMASGVVRIALECDKKATTVVEAAKKEKEKKKEEKEKKKKNNGGKLAEEAVWRTYCNGRKCGYALQRECGEEEEKVLSALEVVSMGAGVLPGDKGDAPGEEGEMMYMRARFERVVGSGDSEAFYMMSPDGSGGPELSLYLLRV